The segment GCCAAGGCgcattcccagctgctggcctcgcagcggggagcggcgggcgcggggctcCGGGCTGAGAGCGCCCCGCGCGGGGCCGACAGCGGCGCCCGGCGCCCCGACGAGgggctgaaggagctgaagcACGGCCACGTGCGGTCGCTGAGCGAGCGGCTCATGCGGATGTCGCTGGAGCGGAACGGGGCCAAGGCGCAGAGCCCCATCAGCGCTTCCCACAGCTTCCCGCAGCTCTCCCGGCAGCTCGTCCCCCTGCGCGGGCAGCACCCCGAGGGCACGGAGCCGCGGGGACCGCCCCCGGAGTATCCCTACGTCATCCCTTCCCAGGACGCTTACCTGGCTGAACCCCGACCCTGCTCCCGGGAAGGTCCTGGATTTCAGCATCCTGAGATCAGGTAAAACTGTGgcccctgggctctgcttttgGATGCCTTTCAGGAATGTCCAGGATGGATGCTTGGAACTTGCGGGATGCGAAGGGTGGTGggggcccagagcagctgctcttgtCCTCACTGGCCCAGGCCGTGGGGGTCTGCTGGGAGCCCCccactctgctcctgtccccagctcccccagcacgGCTGGGCTTTTCCAACCAGTGAAGAAAATCCCATTCCCACAGCAGACCCTGCCTCCTTCCCATGcaccaggagggagctgggggtaATTTAGGGGATAATCTaggagctggaagcagcccAGGAAACAGCTAAATGTGGAATAGGTATGGGCCAGGGTGGAAGATAAATatgctccctgctccacagaAACCCATGCCATGGTCCTGAGCTGGGAATGTCCAAGACACTTGGaattgctgctgagcagagcctgggctggtgccGGGTGGTCTGTGGTCCCTTTGGCAGCTCAATGCCTCTGGCAAAGCCCCCGGGTGACTGTGAGATGGACATCTGGGGGTCCAGGCAGTGCCTGGAATTTGAGGAGGACTGGAAACAACCTCTTCCAGTGTGGAAAATGATGGGAAGAAGGGAACTGGTGAGGAcacactgctcccagccctgctgatcTATCCAGGCAGAGAGCGATAGcatctccagcaggaaaacctTCTCCTTCCAGGGAACaaagaggggaaggggagctgcgaggaagatgtttttattcttccttgCTCCTATATCATCCCGCAGGAATGCAGGCCCTTGGCGGGCAGCCCGTGTGGGAGCGCAGCGGGGCTGGGCCGTGCACAGCCACCCTGTTCAGGGCATTCCAGGAGGGATGTTGTGGTGtgatgctggagctgtggcacaaggggcagccaggctggcctggCTCCTCCCAATGTAAAAAGGACACATCCACAGTTTGGCAGTGAGGACCTGTGTCAGGAGCCTTTGCTTTGcacagaaaataaggaaaatgcCGGATTCCAAGGTGCATCCTAtgccaggctgcctgcagcattcccagcaagAGAGGGACCTGGGGGGTTGGGAGCCCATCCAGACCCACTGGCCAGGTCCCAGGGGTCAGGTCAAGGCATCCCTGCAAGGTGGGATTTGTGGTTAGAGAGCGAGTGCTTCCCAGTTCTAAAAAGCAGGATAGGCACTTCCACCTCCTTTGAGCTGACTTGGAGGCAGCAGCACGTGCTTGATGggatgctggagctgcagccagctctcccaccctgcccacTTTGACACCCCCTCCTCGCTCTCTGCAGGGTGCTGCCCACCTCGGTGCCAGCCGCGTTCCTGCCGCTGTGTCCGGGCGCGCTGGGTCCGGCCGGCGTGGAGGCGCTGGTCAGCGCCCAGGCGGTGTCAGCCGGCAGCCGCCTGGCCCGGGCAGACGCCGTCCTGCGGGAGAACGAGAGGCTCCAGCGGGAGAGCGAGAAGCTGCGGCGGGAGCTGGAGGGCTATGCCGAGAAGGCGAGCCGCATCCAGAAGGTGAGGGAATGGTGGCGGCTTCCCCGTGTGTCTCCTGCCTGGGGCGATGCTCGACCAGCTGCTGTGAAAATTCACCCCCTTCAGTGATTTaatcctttctcctcctccctctggcGGCTTGTTCCCCtcggagcagctgcagcacggCAGCCGGGATTGGGGAGAAGGAGCCCATTCTCCAGTGACCCTCTCCCTCCGTCTGTCCCCCCATCCCAGCCACCACAGAAAGCCCTTTGTGTGGCCGTCTACAAGGGGCGGCTGTTCCCCGTGGCTGGGCTAAGGCAGAGCCAAAAATCTGTGGAGAAACTCTTCCATAAgagaaaagaccaaaaaaaaaatcagttttcccCCCCAAAACATGTGCTGGGGGTCAGCTTGGGGTGCACTGAGCTCCTCTGGCAGCTCAGGTTGGGCTGAGCACCCCGGCTGGGCTTTGGCTGGCATCTCCCTTTCCTCATTCCATGAATGTCTAACCCTGGCTTGTCCCTTCCTCCACCCCAGCTGGAGAGCGAGATCCAGCGCATCTCAGAGGATTACGAAAATCTCGTCAAGGCGTCTTCCAAGCGGGAAGCCTTGGAGAAAGCCATGAGGAACAAGAGAGATTGTGAGATGCGACGGCTGCAGGATTTCAACCGGGACCTGAAAGGTGAGGGACCTtctgtgtccccatcccctgtgggtgctctgtgtcccccagcTGTTTCCTTAGGAAACCTTCCTTAggcttttcccccttcctccaGCCAAAATCTTGTATTTAAATCTTATTTGGGTTGGATTGTTTTGAACCAGAGCGGTTGGAATCGGCGAACAAGCAGCTGGCCAGCAAGACCCAGGAAAACCAGGAGAGCAACCAGGGCAGCGTGGCCAAACTCTTGGCACAGAGTAAGTCCTGGGGGACACCCATCCCTGCCCGGCTCCCTGGGCATCAGCGAGCAGGGCTCggctggaggaggaggcggGTGTCGGGCGGCAGCTCTCGCCCTTCCCCAGGGAGGATGGAGCAGTTCTTGGCGCTGGACTCGAGCCATTAATCCCGGCGGCCGGCCGGCGGCGTGACCCGCATTCCCCACATTCCTGCCGCAGCTCCGGCTCTTCCAGCACCAAGCCCGCACTCCCGCCCCACGCCAGCCCGGCCgttctcttcctcctccctcctgcactTCGCAGCCATTCCAGCCTGGgctttttggggggaaaatgtACTTAAATTTTAGCGGAGAGACAGGATGTTGGTGTTAGTAGGAAGAATTTCATGCCTTTCCCTAAGGTGGCTGGATTAATGCCAGGCAGGTTTCACCTTTCCTGAGCTAAAATTTAGGCTGGAATATGGCATGTGGAGGCTTCTGGCCATCTGCCCAAGTGGCTGGAATGTCCTGACCCCCATTTGATagaagagctggaggaaggggTGGCATGGCCAGATGTTGGGAAGCAAAGAATCCCCACTGGGCTTCACAGACCAGCCTTAGGAAAGCCGAATATCTGAGATTTCTGGGGTTCCCTTGCAGGCTACGAGcaccagcaggagaaggagaagctggagcgggaggtgtccctgctgcgCAGCGCAAACGAGGACCAGCGGCGgcgggcagagctgctggagcaggcgCTGGGCAGCGCCCAGGCGCGGGCGGCCAAGGCAGAGGCCGAGCTGCGGAAGAAACGAGCCTACGTGGAGAAGGTGGAGCGGCTGCAGGcggccctggggcagctccaggccGCCTGCGAGAAgcgggagcagctggagctgcgGCTCCGTACCcgcctggagcaggagctgaagatGCTGCGGGCTCAGCAGGTGGGTGCTGGCGAGGCACGGCGGCTCCAGCCAGGCACGGCGAGTGCTGCGTGCTCCCGGcacctcctcatcctcaccgGGGCTTTgttttggctgctgcagaggcaggcGGGCACCGCGAGCGGAGGGACGCCGGAGCTGAGTGCCCACACGctgtcagagcagctgagggagagggaggagaagatCCTGGCGCTGGAGGCCGACATGACCAAGTGGGAGCAGAAGTACCTGGAGGAGTGCACCATGCGCCAGTTCGCCATGGACGCCGCGGCCACGGCGGCCGCCCAGCGCGACACCACCCTCATCAGCCACTCCCCACGGCACTCCCCCAACAGCAGCTTCAACGAGGACCTTCTCCTGGCCAGCCACAAGCACCAGGAGATGGAGAACAGGTTAGTCCCAGTTTGCCAGAGGCATTTGGCATCAAACTTTTTGGTTGGGCAGTGCCTGGATCCTCCTCTTCccatccagctcctcctccagcttctgcctttcctcctctccaggttAAAAGCCCTTCATGCCCAAATCCTGGAGAAGGATGCTGTCATCAAGGTCCTCCAGCAGCGCTCACGGAGGGACCCCAGCAAAGCCCTTCAGGGCTCCCTGCGGCCGGCCAAATCCGTGCCCTCCATCTTCGCTGCCTCCGCCGCCCCAAGCTGGCCAGGGGCTGGCCAGAGTGACCAGTCACCAGAGGGCAGCTCCCGTGGCAGCACAGGTAAATAGGGACACCTGCCCGCTCCCTACCTTCACTTGGCAGTGGGGACCTGCATGCAATTTTCTCCTATGGTTTTGGAGTTGGAGAGCTTGGGGAGGGATGATTCCTCCAGGATCAGCCAGCAATCACAGAATCtcagtggtttggtttggaagggacctttaagctcatcttgttctaccctctgctatgggcagggacagcttccactaggccaggttgctTCAAGCCCCGTGTAATGTGGCCTTAACAACTTGAATCCCTTACCTTGAATCCCTAACAGAGTCTCCTCCAGCAGGCAAAGCCGCCACTGAAGGGACAGCAGTGTCCACTGCCCTTCCCTTGCCATCCCACTCCAAGCACGGCAGCAAGGACGGCAGCACACAGACAGAcggagcagctgggagcagcgAGCAGGGCGAGGGCACCGCAGTGCTGGGTGAGTCCCCCCAGATGGCATGGGGCAGGGAGTTGGGATGGCCCAGCATGTGGGCTTAGCATccctgggatgggctctgcaCAAGCATCAGCaatttttaaggcatttttgAGGCCCCAGTTGAGTTGGGTGGGTTCGAATCCCTGTGAATCCCTGtaaatcctttctttctctgcagagagctcggctgctgccagagccctggaCCTGTCTGACATGGTGGAGATCCTGATTTAAGGCCACCCAGGGCTGCATGGTGGCCTCTccacccctcctgccagcctgtcGGGATGGAGAAGCGTCTGGGAAGGAGGGGCCGAGCCAGGAGCTCAGCGGTGTCCCCTCGGTCTCAGCAGTGACTCCGGGGTGTGGCagggtcactgtcccctcagtgcccaCACGGGTCCCTGGCTGCGCAGAGCGTGCTGGAGCCCGGGGACCCCGAGGTGGCTCCACCCCCATCCTGGCTCTATCCCAACTTGATCCCTATCCCAGCTCCCACTTCTGGGTCTCGGCCATCTGCACCCACCCAGGTGCTTGGCTTACAACTGCAAAATCCCTCTCTGATGGCCCAAACTGTACCCACAAGCTGAACTCTCTGCAcgagggcagagctggaagggatcctcTGTGCGTCCCATCGAACTCCTGGATCCACATGGCCAAGACAAGCACTGGGAGCACCAAATTTCCATCACCTGCATCCTGCCCATCATGGGCAGGTGAGGGCTTTGCGATGGGGTGacagtgaaacaaaaattacagtGGAGGGGATGAAGGGTGGAGGAAAAGTGGAGGTGAAAGGCTCTGAGggtggaggcagcaggatgTGCCACTCTTCTCCTGGCTGCATCCCCCGGCTACTGGCAGCTGGCTTCTGCCTGTAGCCAGCACGGACATCCTGCTCCTTGGAGCTTCCCATCCTTGCCCttcatgtaaatatat is part of the Serinus canaria isolate serCan28SL12 chromosome 9, serCan2020, whole genome shotgun sequence genome and harbors:
- the AMOTL2 gene encoding angiomotin-like protein 2 isoform X2, with translation MRTAEDSNGTVLHRLIQEQLRYGNLTENRTLLAIQQQALRGGGGGSPRSSLESLSPEESQMVQQSTRQEPQGQEHHSDHVYLENSVYRLCPPKGEELPTYEEAKAHSQLLASQRGAAGAGLRAESAPRGADSGARRPDEGLKELKHGHVRSLSERLMRMSLERNGAKAQSPISASHSFPQLSRQLVPLRGQHPEGTEPRGPPPEYPYVIPSQDAYLAEPRPCSREGPGFQHPEIRVLPTSVPAAFLPLCPGALGPAGVEALVSAQAVSAGSRLARADAVLRENERLQRESEKLRRELEGYAEKASRIQKLESEIQRISEDYENLVKASSKREALEKAMRNKRDCEMRRLQDFNRDLKERLESANKQLASKTQENQESNQGSVAKLLAQSYEHQQEKEKLEREVSLLRSANEDQRRRAELLEQALGSAQARAAKAEAELRKKRAYVEKVERLQAALGQLQAACEKREQLELRLRTRLEQELKMLRAQQRQAGTASGGTPELSAHTLSEQLREREEKILALEADMTKWEQKYLEECTMRQFAMDAAATAAAQRDTTLISHSPRHSPNSSFNEDLLLASHKHQEMENRLKALHAQILEKDAVIKVLQQRSRRDPSKALQGSLRPAKSVPSIFAASAAPSWPGAGQSDQSPEGSSRGSTAGKAATEGTAVSTALPLPSHSKHGSKDGSTQTDGAAGSSEQGEGTAVLESSAAARALDLSDMVEILI
- the AMOTL2 gene encoding angiomotin-like protein 2 isoform X3 — translated: MRTAEDSNGTVLHRLIQEQLRYGNLTENRTLLAIQQQALRGGGGGSPRSSLESLSPEESQMVQQSTRQEPQGQEHHSDHVYLENSVYRLCPPKGEELPTYEEAKAHSQLLASQRGAAGAGLRAESAPRGADSGARRPDEGLKELKHGHVRSLSERLMRMSLERNGAKAQSPISASHSFPQLSRQLVPLRGQHPEGTEPRGPPPEYPYVIPSQDAYLAEPRPCSREGPGFQHPEIRVLPTSVPAAFLPLCPGALGPAGVEALVSAQAVSAGSRLARADAVLRENERLQRESEKLRRELEGYAEKASRIQKLESEIQRISEDYENLVKASSKREALEKAMRNKRDCEMRRLQDFNRDLKERLESANKQLASKTQENQESNQGSVAKLLAQSYEHQQEKEKLEREVSLLRSANEDQRRRAELLEQALGSAQARAAKAEAELRKKRAYVEKVERLQAALGQLQAACEKREQLELRLRTRLEQELKMLRAQQRQAGTASGGTPELSAHTLSEQLREREEKILALEADMTKWEQKYLEECTMRQFAMDAAATAAAQRDTTLISHSPRHSPNSSFNEDLLLASHKHQEMENRLKALHAQILEKDAVIKVLQQRSRRDPSKALQGSLRPAKSVPSIFAASAAPSWPGAGQSDQSPEGSSRGSTGKAATEGTAVSTALPLPSHSKHGSKDGSTQTDGAAGSSEQGEGTAVLESSAAARALDLSDMVEILI
- the AMOTL2 gene encoding angiomotin-like protein 2 isoform X1, translated to MRTAEDSNGTVLHRLIQEQLRYGNLTENRTLLAIQQQALRGGGGGSPRSSLESLSPEESQMVQQSTRQEPQGQEHHSDHVYLENSVYRLCPPKGEELPTYEEAKAHSQLLASQRGAAGAGLRAESAPRGADSGARRPDEGLKELKHGHVRSLSERLMRMSLERNGAKAQSPISASHSFPQLSRQLVPLRGQHPEGTEPRGPPPEYPYVIPSQDAYLAEPRPCSREGPGFQHPEIRVLPTSVPAAFLPLCPGALGPAGVEALVSAQAVSAGSRLARADAVLRENERLQRESEKLRRELEGYAEKASRIQKLESEIQRISEDYENLVKASSKREALEKAMRNKRDCEMRRLQDFNRDLKERLESANKQLASKTQENQESNQGSVAKLLAQSYEHQQEKEKLEREVSLLRSANEDQRRRAELLEQALGSAQARAAKAEAELRKKRAYVEKVERLQAALGQLQAACEKREQLELRLRTRLEQELKMLRAQQRQAGTASGGTPELSAHTLSEQLREREEKILALEADMTKWEQKYLEECTMRQFAMDAAATAAAQRDTTLISHSPRHSPNSSFNEDLLLASHKHQEMENRLKALHAQILEKDAVIKVLQQRSRRDPSKALQGSLRPAKSVPSIFAASAAPSWPGAGQSDQSPEGSSRGSTESPPAGKAATEGTAVSTALPLPSHSKHGSKDGSTQTDGAAGSSEQGEGTAVLESSAAARALDLSDMVEILI